From a single Acidimicrobiia bacterium genomic region:
- the efeO gene encoding iron uptake system protein EfeO gives MRAHSRVAGAGAAVAILLVAGCSSAGSKPAAAPRVRTVTVHLVATGCSPRALSLRAGATKFIVANTAAPAFNEFEIHKGSNIIAEAELVAPGVSKTFAITLAPGHYTTLCKGGATQSGSGTLVVTGKVSHAQSGISAEAAAQAVTRYRTYLDTQADALVARTSPFVDAVERGDIAQAKALYAAARVPYERIEPVAESFGDLDPRIDARENDVAAGHWSGFHRIERALWVENDVTAMGPTARQLLTDVTTLDHLVRTVPLQPATIANGAVELLNEVTTSKITGEEERYSHLDLVDVAANVQGSQAAFDAVAPLLPTSGAVSPHVIDARFTDIDHVLTPFRRGSGWVSYATLTPTDTRAISQATDGVAEPLSRVAELVLL, from the coding sequence ATGCGCGCACATTCGAGGGTCGCCGGAGCCGGCGCGGCGGTCGCGATCCTGCTGGTCGCGGGGTGTTCGTCGGCGGGCTCGAAGCCCGCGGCGGCCCCTCGAGTCCGCACGGTCACCGTGCACCTCGTCGCCACCGGATGCTCGCCGCGGGCGCTGTCGCTCCGCGCGGGCGCGACCAAATTCATCGTCGCGAACACGGCGGCCCCCGCGTTCAACGAGTTCGAGATCCACAAGGGCTCGAACATCATCGCCGAGGCCGAGCTCGTCGCACCGGGCGTGTCGAAGACGTTCGCGATCACGCTCGCGCCGGGGCACTACACGACGCTCTGCAAGGGCGGCGCGACGCAGTCGGGATCCGGGACCCTCGTCGTCACGGGGAAGGTCTCTCACGCGCAGTCGGGGATCAGCGCCGAAGCGGCGGCGCAGGCGGTCACGCGTTACCGCACCTATCTCGACACGCAGGCCGACGCGCTCGTCGCGCGCACGTCGCCGTTCGTCGACGCGGTCGAGCGGGGCGACATCGCGCAGGCGAAGGCGTTGTACGCGGCCGCGCGAGTCCCGTACGAGCGCATCGAACCGGTCGCCGAGTCCTTCGGTGATCTCGACCCGCGCATCGACGCGCGCGAGAACGACGTCGCCGCGGGGCACTGGAGTGGCTTCCACCGCATCGAGCGTGCGCTCTGGGTCGAGAACGACGTCACCGCAATGGGTCCGACGGCGCGCCAGCTGCTCACCGACGTCACCACGCTCGACCACCTCGTGCGCACGGTGCCGCTGCAGCCGGCGACGATCGCGAACGGCGCCGTGGAGCTGCTGAACGAGGTGACGACGTCGAAGATCACGGGCGAAGAGGAGCGCTACTCGCACCTCGACCTCGTCGACGTGGCCGCGAACGTGCAGGGATCGCAGGCCGCATTCGACGCCGTCGCGCCGCTGCTGCCGACGAGCGGAGCCGTCTCGCCGCACGTGATCGATGCCCGGTTCACCGACATCGACCACGTCCTCACGCCGTTCCGCCGGGGCAGTGGATGGGTGTCCTACGCCACGCTCACCCCGACCGACACCCGCGCGATCTCGCAGGCGACCGACGGCGTCGCCGAGCCGCTCTCACGCGTCGCGGAGCTCGTGCTGCTCTAG
- a CDS encoding dihydrofolate reductase family protein has protein sequence MRVLQRDDSASLDALVAQHVAVPEPRPTAALVRLNMIESADGGSALAGRSGGLGNDTDHAVFGALRAAADAVIVGMRTVISEHYGAPSSDALHLYVIASRPDVSGNPELFASGRATLVLPPDADAPSADVDVLELGTGLDVDLRALVDHLAGKVVMAEGGPTIAGRLATLGLLDELFLTVSPRVIAGDVARVVHGADADPTPWLLRHAFADDDDFLFLRYARRAD, from the coding sequence GTGCGTGTGCTCCAACGGGACGATTCCGCAAGCCTCGATGCGCTCGTCGCGCAGCACGTTGCGGTGCCCGAACCGCGGCCGACGGCCGCGCTCGTGCGCCTGAACATGATCGAGTCGGCCGACGGTGGGAGCGCGCTCGCGGGCCGTTCGGGCGGTCTCGGCAACGACACCGATCACGCGGTGTTCGGCGCGTTGCGCGCCGCCGCCGACGCAGTGATCGTCGGGATGCGCACCGTCATCAGTGAGCACTACGGCGCGCCGAGCTCGGACGCGCTCCACCTGTACGTGATCGCGTCGCGGCCCGACGTGTCGGGTAATCCGGAGTTGTTCGCATCTGGGCGCGCAACGCTCGTGCTCCCGCCCGACGCGGATGCGCCCTCCGCCGACGTCGACGTACTGGAACTCGGCACCGGTCTCGACGTCGACCTGCGCGCGCTCGTCGATCACCTCGCGGGCAAGGTCGTGATGGCCGAAGGTGGCCCGACGATCGCGGGCCGGCTTGCGACCCTCGGGCTCCTCGACGAGCTCTTCCTCACGGTCTCGCCGCGCGTGATCGCGGGCGACGTCGCGCGCGTCGTGCACGGTGCCGACGCCGATCCGACGCCGTGGCTCCTCCGCCACGCGTTCGCCGACGACGACGACTTCCTCTTCCTGCGCTACGCGCGCCGCGCCGACTGA
- a CDS encoding YceI family protein: MTITGEEALGTPPPPSRRGLLGQWRLLLTAAVAVVVVGFGVHFWQEYRTVTSAKYTDVNYTVPTAPHLVANSGETVYRIDPTHSTLTYGVAEKLFGHTAHTAHGTTQGIAGDLAVNESHPSTSRVGKIVVNVEQLHSDNNLRDARIRAANLDSHDYPLVSLSVSKLSGLPARIENGHTYHFAMSSQLTVKGTSAPASWSVDAKVEGGKVTATAITHVKLTQWGVGPISIVGLVSTSNDATLTMKLTALDPSKFTIPDHISPPVTASHPNDSPSFKNVVMPILRANCASCHQPGQIGASQWTLSSARDAAAVSDGIGAVVHAKYMPPWPASTLGVPLAHSKQLSSTQIDEIVKWADAGGPLDVPASTRITPTLNPTTVRPRADVTLQMNPAYAGSLSNANDYRCFVLDPHFTKPTYVTGYGVTPGHLTEIHHAQIFHIDAAQAAQGKERSGSDGKPGWSCYGGPALDSFGGNRLSRTATTAHYHRHRVPGFTGQPGLIAGWVPGQDPTVYPDGSGILMEPGDALVLQIHYHYSATPIPDRTTVTLQTAPGTSKVKPIDIINPIAPVEIPCMPGATARLCDRTNAIQDDVRLYGPSGAGNEAGLLALCGTTPEKLAANFHDGVASTTCNYTVPESGTMVGALGHMHTLGKSFRLTLDPGTAQQKVLLDIPTWNFDWQMNYEFQKAIHVTAGQTIQMTCSWDRALDPNRPQKYIVFAEGTEDEMCFGTYAIIPDKY, from the coding sequence ATGACGATCACCGGTGAGGAAGCACTCGGCACACCGCCGCCGCCGTCACGGCGCGGCCTGCTCGGCCAATGGCGCCTGCTGCTGACCGCGGCCGTCGCGGTCGTGGTCGTCGGGTTCGGCGTGCACTTCTGGCAGGAGTACCGCACGGTGACGTCGGCGAAGTACACGGACGTCAACTACACCGTGCCGACCGCGCCGCACCTCGTCGCGAACTCGGGCGAGACCGTCTACCGCATCGACCCGACGCACTCGACGCTCACCTACGGCGTCGCCGAGAAGCTCTTCGGGCACACCGCGCACACCGCGCACGGCACGACGCAGGGCATCGCCGGCGACCTCGCGGTGAACGAGTCGCACCCGTCGACGAGTCGCGTCGGAAAGATCGTCGTGAACGTCGAGCAGCTGCACTCCGACAACAACCTGCGCGACGCGCGCATCCGCGCCGCGAACCTCGACTCGCACGACTACCCGCTCGTGTCCCTTTCGGTGTCGAAGCTCTCCGGTCTCCCGGCGCGCATCGAGAACGGCCACACCTACCACTTCGCGATGAGCAGTCAGCTCACGGTGAAGGGCACGTCCGCGCCGGCGAGCTGGTCGGTCGACGCGAAGGTCGAAGGCGGCAAGGTCACCGCCACCGCGATCACGCACGTGAAGCTCACGCAGTGGGGCGTCGGACCGATCTCGATCGTCGGCCTCGTCAGCACGTCCAACGACGCGACGCTCACGATGAAGCTGACCGCGCTCGACCCGTCGAAGTTCACGATCCCGGACCACATCTCGCCGCCCGTGACCGCGTCGCACCCGAACGACAGCCCGTCGTTCAAGAACGTCGTCATGCCGATCCTGCGCGCGAACTGCGCGTCCTGCCACCAGCCGGGCCAGATCGGTGCGTCGCAGTGGACGCTCAGCAGTGCCCGCGACGCGGCCGCGGTCTCCGACGGCATCGGCGCGGTCGTCCACGCGAAGTACATGCCGCCGTGGCCGGCCTCGACGCTCGGTGTCCCACTCGCGCACTCGAAGCAGTTGAGCAGCACGCAGATCGACGAGATCGTGAAGTGGGCCGACGCCGGCGGTCCGCTCGACGTGCCCGCGTCGACGCGCATCACGCCGACGCTGAACCCGACCACCGTCCGCCCGCGCGCCGACGTGACCCTGCAGATGAACCCGGCGTACGCCGGCTCGCTCAGCAACGCGAACGACTACCGCTGCTTCGTGCTCGACCCGCACTTCACGAAGCCGACGTACGTCACCGGCTACGGGGTCACGCCCGGTCACCTCACCGAGATCCACCACGCCCAGATCTTCCACATCGACGCGGCGCAGGCCGCGCAGGGCAAGGAACGATCGGGCTCCGACGGCAAGCCGGGGTGGAGTTGCTACGGCGGTCCCGCGCTGGACTCGTTCGGCGGCAACCGCCTGTCGCGCACGGCGACGACGGCGCACTATCACCGCCACCGTGTGCCCGGCTTCACCGGCCAGCCCGGCCTGATCGCGGGCTGGGTCCCGGGTCAGGACCCGACGGTCTACCCGGACGGCTCCGGCATCCTCATGGAGCCCGGCGACGCGCTCGTGCTCCAGATCCACTACCACTACAGCGCGACGCCGATCCCCGACCGCACGACGGTCACGTTGCAGACCGCGCCCGGGACGTCGAAGGTCAAGCCGATCGACATCATCAACCCGATCGCGCCGGTGGAGATCCCGTGCATGCCCGGCGCAACCGCGCGGCTGTGCGACCGCACCAACGCGATCCAGGACGACGTGCGCCTCTACGGTCCGTCGGGCGCGGGCAACGAGGCCGGGCTGCTCGCGCTGTGCGGCACGACTCCCGAGAAGCTCGCCGCCAACTTCCACGACGGCGTCGCCTCGACGACGTGCAACTACACGGTGCCGGAGTCCGGGACCATGGTCGGCGCGCTCGGGCACATGCACACGCTGGGCAAGAGCTTCCGGCTCACGCTCGATCCGGGAACCGCGCAGCAGAAGGTGCTGCTCGACATCCCGACGTGGAACTTCGACTGGCAGATGAACTACGAGTTCCAGAAGGCGATCCACGTGACCGCGGGCCAGACGATCCAGATGACGTGCTCGTGGGATCGCGCGCTCGACCCGAACCGGCCGCAGAAGTACATCGTGTTCGCGGAGGGAACCGAGGACGAGATGTGCTTCGGGACCTACGCGATCATCCCCGACAAGTACTGA
- a CDS encoding phosphoribosyltransferase family protein, whose product MPFTDRADAGRQLAVRLDAWRGDGAVVLGLPRGGVPVAFEVAQALDAPLDVIVVRKLGVPSQPELAMGAIGENGVRIVNEAVRAAARVDDAAFAKVEAHERAELERRASLLRRDRERVALAGRDVIIVDDGIATGSTARAACLVARAQDASRVVLAAPVASPRAVEELRDVADDVVCVETPESFFAIGERYQDFAPTTDDEVVRLLVATRR is encoded by the coding sequence ATGCCGTTCACGGACCGCGCCGACGCAGGGCGGCAGCTCGCCGTCCGGCTCGACGCGTGGCGCGGCGACGGCGCCGTCGTCCTCGGACTGCCGCGCGGCGGGGTGCCCGTCGCGTTCGAGGTCGCGCAGGCGCTCGACGCGCCGCTCGACGTGATCGTCGTCCGCAAGCTCGGCGTGCCGTCGCAACCCGAGCTCGCGATGGGCGCGATCGGCGAGAACGGTGTGCGCATCGTGAACGAAGCCGTGCGGGCGGCCGCGCGCGTCGACGATGCTGCGTTCGCGAAGGTCGAAGCGCACGAGCGCGCCGAGCTCGAACGGCGCGCGAGCCTGCTCCGGCGCGACCGCGAACGGGTTGCGCTCGCCGGGCGCGACGTGATCATCGTCGACGACGGCATCGCGACGGGTTCGACCGCGCGGGCTGCGTGTCTCGTCGCGCGAGCGCAGGACGCGTCGCGCGTGGTGCTCGCGGCGCCGGTCGCGTCGCCGCGCGCGGTCGAGGAGCTCCGCGATGTCGCGGACGACGTCGTCTGCGTCGAGACGCCCGAGAGTTTCTTCGCGATCGGCGAGCGCTACCAGGACTTCGCGCCGACGACCGACGACGAGGTCGTCCGTCTGCTCGTCGCCACCCGTCGCTGA
- a CDS encoding sigma-70 family RNA polymerase sigma factor: protein MDELTELALAARRAVPGALEEFIRGSYEPVWHLCQSLVDRQSADDLTQETFVRAVRAVRRFRGDASGRTWVLAIARHTCLDELRARTRSRRRTAIALAGTTPAAPPDPAEEVGARDLLAQLDVDRRAAFTLTQLLGLSYAEAADVCGCPIGTIRSRVARARDELIELLGGALPLAEG from the coding sequence GTGGACGAGCTGACCGAGCTGGCACTCGCGGCGCGCCGAGCCGTCCCGGGCGCGCTCGAAGAGTTCATCCGCGGGAGCTACGAGCCCGTGTGGCACCTCTGCCAGTCGCTCGTCGACCGCCAGAGCGCCGACGACCTGACGCAGGAGACGTTCGTGCGCGCCGTGCGGGCCGTGCGGCGCTTCCGCGGCGACGCCTCGGGGCGCACGTGGGTCCTCGCGATCGCGCGTCACACCTGCCTCGACGAGCTGCGCGCCCGCACGCGGTCGCGCCGGCGGACCGCGATCGCGCTCGCCGGCACCACGCCGGCCGCGCCCCCCGACCCCGCCGAGGAGGTCGGTGCACGCGACCTGCTCGCGCAGCTCGACGTCGACCGCCGCGCCGCGTTCACGCTCACGCAGCTGCTCGGGCTCAGCTACGCCGAGGCGGCCGACGTGTGCGGGTGCCCGATCGGAACGATCCGGTCGCGCGTCGCCCGCGCGCGCGACGAGCTCATCGAGCTGCTCGGCGGCGCGCTCCCGCTCGCCGAGGGCTGA
- a CDS encoding zf-HC2 domain-containing protein — translation MRCEQVREAISARLDGEVEGVAPAALAEHLDGCAECRLWQERAHEVTRTTRLGLARPPALRPDALVAGVLAHSRPPRRPTPFTWARLGLVLVGSAQAVVALPLLVAGRDHGSPEHVAHEMGAFAMALAVGFVLAAWKPERARGMHALVGAAAVLLVVTAALDLAHGRTDLGDEAPHLLAVAGWLLLAWLASATPSPVTTANRSRVPRRAELRHRRRHAGAGVAARLAPQRPARAGGEGQRRAG, via the coding sequence GTGCGGTGCGAGCAGGTGCGCGAAGCGATCTCGGCCCGCCTCGACGGCGAGGTCGAAGGCGTGGCCCCGGCCGCGCTCGCGGAGCACCTCGACGGGTGCGCCGAGTGCCGGCTCTGGCAGGAGCGCGCGCACGAGGTGACGCGCACCACCCGCCTCGGCCTCGCCCGGCCGCCCGCGCTCCGACCCGACGCGCTCGTCGCGGGCGTGCTCGCGCACAGCCGTCCGCCGCGCCGGCCGACGCCGTTCACCTGGGCCCGGCTCGGACTCGTGCTCGTGGGTAGCGCGCAGGCCGTCGTCGCGCTCCCGCTGCTCGTCGCCGGGCGTGACCACGGCTCGCCCGAGCACGTCGCCCACGAGATGGGCGCGTTCGCGATGGCGCTCGCCGTCGGGTTCGTGCTCGCGGCCTGGAAGCCCGAGCGGGCGCGCGGCATGCACGCGCTCGTGGGGGCGGCCGCGGTGCTGCTCGTCGTCACCGCCGCCCTCGACCTCGCGCACGGCCGCACCGACCTCGGCGACGAGGCGCCCCACCTGCTCGCGGTGGCGGGCTGGCTGCTGCTCGCGTGGCTCGCGTCGGCGACCCCGTCGCCGGTGACGACCGCGAACCGGTCGCGGGTGCCCCGTCGCGCCGAGCTGCGTCACCGCCGGCGGCATGCCGGGGCCGGCGTCGCGGCCCGGCTCGCGCCGCAACGGCCGGCCCGAGCCGGCGGCGAGGGGCAGCGCCGGGCCGGTTGA
- a CDS encoding cupin domain-containing protein — MPTPNFNVVDAPTGDLDDWGTLEPPLATPLGGPMATFGLELYATDDGSISTGTWECGPGNSRWDMPDEGEFIHVLSGRMTCTEDDGTVTEVGPGSTVVFPKGWAGTWDVHETLRKVYVIFK, encoded by the coding sequence GTGCCCACTCCGAACTTCAACGTCGTCGACGCCCCGACCGGTGACCTCGACGACTGGGGAACGCTCGAACCGCCGTTGGCGACGCCCCTCGGCGGGCCGATGGCGACGTTCGGGCTCGAGCTCTACGCCACCGACGACGGCTCGATCTCGACCGGCACCTGGGAGTGCGGGCCCGGGAACAGCCGCTGGGACATGCCCGACGAAGGCGAGTTCATCCACGTGCTGTCGGGGCGCATGACCTGCACCGAGGACGACGGCACCGTCACCGAGGTCGGTCCGGGTTCGACGGTCGTCTTCCCGAAGGGCTGGGCCGGCACCTGGGATGTCCACGAGACGCTGCGCAAGGTGTACGTGATCTTCAAGTGA
- a CDS encoding YcnI family protein, protein MLRRVGVAGLVLGVVFVGLGTPAWAHVEVSPETAVKGSDAVLSFTVPDESDTLSTTKIQIFFPTDHPIAEALTQPIAGWTSSVETMKVSKPIQTDDGAVTEAVKSVTWTGANIEPDHFQQFSVSVGLPDATGPIEFKALQTYSDGHVVRWIESSVEGQPEPENPAPVLTLTASEGSDTASTPAATTTKTASKSSVDSAKTLGLVALILGVVALLVGLAGFAMGRRKSAA, encoded by the coding sequence GTGCTGCGACGTGTTGGTGTGGCCGGGCTCGTGCTCGGAGTGGTGTTCGTCGGATTGGGCACGCCCGCGTGGGCGCACGTGGAGGTGAGCCCGGAGACGGCCGTGAAGGGCAGCGACGCGGTGCTGTCGTTCACGGTGCCCGACGAGTCCGACACGTTGAGCACGACGAAGATCCAGATCTTCTTCCCGACCGACCACCCGATCGCGGAAGCGCTCACGCAGCCGATCGCGGGCTGGACGTCGTCGGTCGAGACGATGAAGGTGAGCAAGCCGATCCAGACCGACGACGGTGCGGTCACCGAGGCCGTGAAGAGCGTCACCTGGACGGGCGCCAACATCGAGCCCGACCACTTCCAGCAGTTCAGCGTGTCGGTCGGCCTTCCCGACGCAACCGGTCCGATCGAGTTCAAGGCGCTCCAGACCTACAGCGACGGTCACGTCGTGCGCTGGATCGAGAGCTCGGTCGAGGGTCAGCCCGAGCCCGAGAACCCGGCGCCCGTGCTCACCCTGACCGCGTCGGAAGGCTCCGACACGGCGTCGACCCCCGCGGCGACCACGACCAAGACGGCGTCGAAGAGCAGCGTCGACTCCGCGAAGACGCTCGGTCTCGTCGCCCTGATCCTCGGCGTGGTCGCGTTGCTCGTCGGGCTCGCCGGCTTCGCGATGGGACGGCGCAAGTCCGCAGCCTGA
- a CDS encoding alkaline phosphatase family protein, with product MRAIPGNAARRAALLMTLIVIGGVFATLTGSRGEAATGITPSLKVTPASAGLSKIKHVVIFMQENHSFDSYFGTYPGADGIPVDANGNPTVCVNDPQTGECVYPWHDTDDVSNGGPHGEGPANKDIDGGKMDGFIKSYEDALKQCESKPGSPDCGFPKPEPDVMSYKTRADIPEYWSYADNYVLMDHMFGSGRSWSLPEHLSLVSDWSARCSVQGDPMSCENELDAPEDARFEPNPNYAWTDVTHLLDQSHVSWGYYVFDGSEPDCEDPDDIGCVPLPQSYRTGSIWNPLPYFTDVAQDGTLGNVQSVDNFVAAAHNGTLPAVSWVLPTNSVSEHPPAKLSDGTKYMSYMINQLEQSPDWDSSAIFLTWDEWGGFYDHVNPPTIDGNGLGIRVPSILISPYAKQGYIDHGVHSFDSYQKFIEDVFLDGQRLDPTTDGRPDPRPVVRENAPQLSDFTNDFDFTQAPRAPEIIGNTNPNAVNPPIHPVAATIHASTLPQKPKASATTKATASTTAVNAPIVPAAAAAKPPDTSGDAPFTAVLDASGTSDSSSTITRWTVRYGDGAIKKGTGKPGALTHVYNTPGTYHASITVFDKAKTSAVAKVVVKVTHAPPQVWISGNQPLGFDGLTEKFDASASSSGNWTIDFGDGSPAVTGTGKPPAALSHTFTTDGIYTTTLTVTDPATHLSNVARAISTVSASRAPTAQTKAPDVGPDSANLGADLWTNGKATTFHFEWGTDPNNLTNSTQTRSAPNGASSPGQKITGLSAGDQYYFRIVATNAVGTTNGVVLPFKTNTGPRVFTINTSNLTPTSVTMHGLVNTEGSDTQAWFEYGTNGNLSHQTAAQDIGSVKAKLSVTADVSQLTPGTTYSYRFVAENGVGQSTSDTETFTTPAASGSTATADAVATVATQHATVF from the coding sequence GTGAGGGCGATTCCCGGGAACGCGGCGCGGCGCGCCGCGCTGTTGATGACACTCATCGTGATCGGCGGCGTCTTCGCGACGCTCACCGGCTCGCGCGGAGAAGCGGCGACCGGCATCACGCCGTCGCTCAAGGTGACGCCCGCGTCCGCGGGGCTCTCGAAGATCAAGCACGTCGTGATCTTCATGCAGGAGAACCACTCGTTCGACTCGTACTTCGGCACCTATCCCGGCGCCGACGGCATCCCGGTCGACGCCAACGGCAACCCGACGGTCTGCGTGAACGACCCGCAGACCGGTGAGTGCGTCTACCCGTGGCACGACACCGACGACGTGTCGAACGGTGGACCGCACGGCGAGGGTCCTGCGAACAAGGACATCGACGGCGGGAAGATGGACGGCTTCATCAAGTCCTACGAGGACGCGTTGAAGCAGTGCGAGTCGAAGCCGGGCTCACCGGATTGCGGGTTCCCGAAGCCCGAGCCCGACGTCATGTCGTACAAGACCCGCGCCGACATCCCCGAGTACTGGTCGTACGCCGACAACTACGTGTTGATGGACCACATGTTCGGCTCGGGCCGGTCGTGGTCGCTGCCCGAGCACCTGTCGCTCGTGTCGGACTGGTCGGCGCGCTGCTCCGTCCAGGGCGACCCGATGAGCTGTGAGAACGAGCTCGACGCGCCCGAGGACGCGCGCTTCGAGCCGAACCCGAACTACGCGTGGACCGACGTCACGCACCTGCTCGACCAGAGCCACGTGTCGTGGGGCTATTACGTGTTCGACGGTTCGGAGCCCGACTGCGAGGACCCCGACGACATCGGCTGCGTCCCGTTGCCGCAGTCGTACCGGACGGGTTCGATCTGGAACCCGCTGCCCTACTTCACCGACGTGGCGCAGGACGGCACGCTCGGCAACGTGCAGAGCGTCGACAACTTCGTCGCCGCCGCGCACAACGGCACGCTGCCCGCGGTGTCGTGGGTGCTGCCCACGAACTCGGTGAGCGAGCACCCGCCCGCGAAGTTGTCCGACGGCACCAAGTACATGAGCTACATGATCAACCAGCTCGAGCAGTCACCCGACTGGGACAGCTCCGCGATCTTCCTCACCTGGGACGAGTGGGGCGGCTTCTACGACCACGTGAACCCGCCGACCATCGACGGCAACGGCCTCGGCATCCGCGTGCCCAGCATCCTCATCTCGCCGTACGCGAAGCAGGGCTACATCGACCACGGCGTCCACAGCTTCGACAGCTACCAGAAGTTCATCGAGGACGTGTTCCTCGACGGTCAGCGGCTCGACCCGACGACCGACGGCCGTCCGGACCCGCGGCCGGTCGTGCGCGAGAACGCGCCACAGCTCTCCGACTTCACGAACGACTTCGACTTCACGCAGGCCCCGCGGGCGCCCGAGATCATCGGCAACACGAATCCGAACGCGGTGAACCCGCCGATCCATCCGGTCGCGGCGACCATCCATGCGTCGACGCTGCCGCAGAAACCGAAGGCGAGCGCGACGACCAAGGCGACCGCGAGCACCACCGCGGTGAACGCGCCGATCGTGCCGGCCGCGGCCGCGGCGAAGCCGCCGGACACGTCGGGCGACGCGCCCTTCACCGCGGTGCTCGACGCATCGGGAACGAGCGACAGCTCCAGCACGATCACGCGCTGGACCGTGCGCTACGGCGACGGCGCGATCAAGAAGGGCACCGGGAAACCGGGCGCGCTCACGCACGTCTACAACACGCCGGGCACGTATCACGCGAGCATCACCGTGTTCGACAAGGCGAAGACGTCGGCGGTCGCCAAGGTGGTCGTGAAGGTCACGCACGCACCGCCGCAGGTGTGGATCAGCGGGAACCAGCCGCTCGGATTCGACGGGCTCACCGAGAAGTTCGACGCGTCCGCCAGCAGCTCGGGCAACTGGACCATCGACTTCGGCGACGGGTCGCCCGCGGTCACCGGCACCGGCAAGCCACCCGCCGCGCTGTCGCACACGTTCACGACGGACGGGATCTACACGACGACGCTCACCGTCACCGACCCCGCGACACACCTGTCGAACGTCGCGCGCGCGATCAGCACCGTCTCCGCGAGTCGCGCGCCGACCGCGCAGACGAAGGCCCCCGACGTCGGGCCCGACAGCGCGAACCTCGGCGCCGACCTCTGGACCAACGGCAAGGCCACCACGTTCCACTTCGAGTGGGGCACCGACCCGAACAACCTCACGAACAGCACGCAGACGCGGAGCGCGCCGAACGGCGCGAGCAGTCCCGGTCAGAAGATCACCGGGCTCAGCGCGGGCGACCAGTACTACTTCCGCATCGTCGCGACGAACGCGGTCGGCACCACCAACGGTGTCGTCCTGCCGTTCAAGACGAACACCGGTCCGCGCGTCTTCACGATCAACACGAGCAACCTCACGCCGACCTCGGTGACGATGCACGGGCTCGTGAACACGGAGGGATCCGACACGCAGGCGTGGTTCGAGTACGGGACCAACGGCAACCTCAGCCATCAGACCGCCGCGCAGGACATCGGTTCCGTCAAGGCGAAGCTGTCCGTGACCGCCGACGTGTCGCAGCTCACGCCGGGAACCACGTACTCGTACCGGTTCGTCGCCGAGAACGGCGTCGGCCAGAGCACGTCGGATACCGAGACGTTCACGACTCCCGCGGCAAGTGGCTCGACCGCGACGGCCGACGCGGTCGCAACCGTCGCGACGCAGCACGCAACCGTCTTCTGA